The following are encoded together in the Streptomyces sp. NBC_00358 genome:
- a CDS encoding RelA/SpoT family protein, which produces MSAEATNPATPGPATPAPQRSASLEPEVPPAHRRKSRPRIDLRRLGRAALLGPATRDRLPDAIGHVAEAHRAYHPDAKLEPLRRAYVLAESSHRGQMRKSGEPYITHPLAVTLILAELGAETTTLTASLLHDTVEDTEVTLDQVRAEFGDEVCYLVDGVTKLEKVDYGAAAEPETFRKMLVATGNDVRVMSIKLADRLHNMRTLGVMRPEKQARIAKVTRDVLIPLAERLGVQALKSELEDLVFAILHPEEYEHTRELIAANAGRDDDPLAEIAEEVRTVLRDAGIQAEVLIRPRHFVSVHRVSRKRGPMRGADFGRLLVLVNEDADCYGVLGELHTCLTPVVSEFKDFIAVPKFNLYQSLHTAVTRGDGQVAEVLIRTHQMHKVAEAGVIALGNPYAPPSEDQPDGGGERPFDGERADPTRPGWLSRLLDWQQGAPDPDTFWSTLREDLAQDREITVFRADGGSLGLPEGASCVDAAYAQYGEDAHACIGARVNGRLATLSTVLKDGDTVQLLMGQDPASEPSREWLEHAHTAAARIAIQRWMATHPAPGDEETSGTSATGPRPPAEAPARPAEAQLSRPASAVADPPGASVRMAGCCTPVPPDEVTGFAVRGGVVTVHRVECAGAARMKSAGRPEVGVRWGDTTECRVTLVAESFGRPHLLADLTEAIAAEGVAVVSATVEPPSQQRVRHTYTLQLPDAARLQGLMRAMRNVPGVYDVSRAQHPATAAQ; this is translated from the coding sequence ATGAGTGCGGAGGCGACGAATCCCGCGACGCCAGGCCCTGCAACGCCCGCCCCCCAGCGTTCGGCGTCGCTGGAGCCGGAGGTGCCCCCGGCGCACCGCAGGAAGTCGCGTCCCCGGATCGACCTGCGCCGGCTGGGGCGGGCCGCACTGCTCGGGCCCGCGACCCGCGACCGGCTGCCGGACGCGATCGGGCATGTGGCCGAGGCCCACCGCGCGTACCACCCCGACGCCAAACTGGAGCCCCTGCGCCGGGCCTACGTGCTCGCGGAGTCCTCGCACCGCGGCCAGATGCGCAAGAGCGGCGAGCCGTACATCACCCATCCGCTCGCCGTGACCCTGATCCTCGCCGAACTCGGCGCCGAGACAACGACGTTGACCGCTTCCCTGCTCCACGACACCGTCGAGGACACGGAAGTGACACTGGATCAGGTACGTGCGGAGTTCGGCGACGAGGTCTGCTATCTGGTCGACGGCGTCACCAAGCTGGAGAAGGTCGACTACGGCGCCGCCGCCGAACCGGAGACCTTCCGGAAGATGCTCGTCGCGACGGGCAACGACGTCCGGGTGATGTCCATCAAACTCGCGGACCGGCTGCACAACATGCGGACCCTCGGCGTCATGCGCCCGGAGAAGCAGGCGCGGATCGCCAAGGTGACCCGGGACGTGCTCATCCCGCTCGCCGAGCGCCTCGGTGTCCAGGCGCTCAAGAGCGAACTGGAAGACCTCGTCTTCGCGATCCTGCACCCCGAGGAGTACGAGCACACCCGGGAGTTGATCGCGGCGAACGCGGGCCGCGACGACGACCCCCTCGCGGAGATCGCGGAGGAGGTGCGCACGGTCCTGCGCGATGCCGGTATCCAGGCCGAAGTCCTCATAAGGCCAAGGCACTTCGTCTCCGTGCACCGGGTGTCGCGCAAGCGCGGTCCGATGCGCGGCGCCGACTTCGGACGTCTGCTGGTCCTCGTGAACGAGGACGCGGACTGCTACGGCGTCCTCGGCGAACTGCACACCTGTCTCACCCCGGTGGTCTCGGAGTTCAAGGACTTCATCGCCGTCCCCAAGTTCAACCTGTACCAGTCGCTGCACACGGCCGTCACCCGGGGCGACGGCCAGGTCGCCGAAGTCCTCATCCGCACGCACCAGATGCACAAGGTCGCCGAGGCCGGCGTCATCGCGCTCGGCAATCCCTACGCGCCGCCGTCGGAGGACCAGCCGGACGGCGGCGGGGAGCGCCCCTTCGACGGCGAGCGCGCCGACCCGACCCGCCCCGGCTGGCTCTCCCGGCTGCTCGACTGGCAGCAGGGCGCCCCCGACCCGGACACGTTCTGGTCGACGCTCCGCGAAGACCTCGCCCAGGACCGGGAGATCACCGTCTTCCGAGCCGACGGGGGCTCGCTGGGCCTTCCCGAGGGCGCCAGTTGCGTCGACGCGGCGTACGCGCAGTACGGCGAGGACGCGCACGCCTGTATCGGCGCCCGCGTCAACGGCCGTCTGGCGACGCTGAGTACGGTCCTGAAGGACGGCGACACCGTCCAGCTCCTGATGGGCCAGGACCCCGCCTCCGAGCCGTCCAGGGAGTGGCTGGAGCACGCGCACACGGCCGCCGCGCGGATCGCCATCCAGCGCTGGATGGCGACGCATCCCGCACCCGGCGACGAGGAGACGTCCGGGACCTCCGCGACGGGCCCCAGGCCGCCCGCCGAGGCCCCGGCGCGTCCCGCCGAGGCGCAGCTCTCCCGCCCCGCGAGTGCCGTCGCCGACCCGCCCGGAGCGTCCGTACGCATGGCCGGCTGCTGCACGCCCGTACCGCCCGACGAGGTGACCGGCTTCGCCGTCCGCGGGGGAGTGGTCACCGTGCACCGCGTGGAGTGCGCCGGAGCGGCGCGCATGAAGAGCGCGGGGCGCCCGGAGGTCGGTGTGCGCTGGGGGGACACCACCGAGTGCCGCGTCACCCTGGTCGCCGAGTCCTTCGGACGCCCGCATCTGCTCGCCGACCTCACCGAGGCCATCGCGGCGGAGGGGGTCGCCGTCGTCTCGGCGACCGTCGAACCCCCCAGCCAGCAGCGCGTCCGCCACACCTACACGCTCCAACTCCCCGACGCGGCCCGGCTCCAGGGCCTGATGCGGGCGATGCGCAACGTGCCCGGCGTGTACGACGTCAGCCGGGCCCAGCATCCGGCGACGGCCGCCCAGTAG
- the dapF gene encoding diaminopimelate epimerase codes for MSTRIAFLKGHGTENDFVIIPDPENVIDLPPTAVAVLCDRRAGIGGDGLLHVVRSAAHPEAKGMAAEAEWFMDYRNGDGSVAEMCGNGVRVFAHYLHRAGYVAEGDSAVATRGGVKTVHIAKTGDVTVGMGKALLPEGEVTVSVGERTWPARNVNMGNPHAVAFVDDLAHAGDLLTPPPFSPAAAYPDGVNVEFVVDRGPRHVALRVHERGSGETRSCGTGACAVAVAAARRDEADPAVTGTPATYTVDVPGGRLVITESADGEIEMTGPAVIVAEGEIDAEWLDGALR; via the coding sequence ATGAGCACGCGGATCGCCTTCCTCAAGGGGCACGGGACCGAGAACGACTTCGTGATCATCCCGGACCCGGAGAACGTCATCGACCTGCCTCCCACCGCCGTCGCCGTTCTGTGCGACCGCCGCGCGGGCATCGGTGGCGACGGTCTGCTGCACGTCGTACGGTCCGCCGCGCACCCCGAGGCCAAGGGCATGGCGGCCGAGGCGGAGTGGTTCATGGACTACCGCAACGGCGACGGCTCGGTCGCCGAGATGTGCGGCAACGGAGTGCGCGTGTTCGCCCACTACCTCCACCGTGCCGGATATGTGGCCGAAGGAGACAGCGCGGTCGCCACGCGCGGGGGCGTGAAGACCGTGCACATCGCCAAGACCGGAGACGTCACCGTCGGCATGGGCAAGGCGCTCCTCCCCGAGGGAGAGGTCACGGTGAGCGTGGGCGAGCGCACCTGGCCCGCGCGCAACGTGAACATGGGCAACCCGCACGCCGTCGCCTTCGTGGACGACCTCGCGCACGCCGGCGATCTGCTCACTCCGCCGCCGTTCAGCCCGGCCGCGGCGTACCCGGACGGCGTCAACGTCGAGTTCGTGGTCGACAGGGGGCCCCGGCACGTCGCCCTGCGGGTCCACGAACGCGGCTCCGGCGAGACCCGCTCCTGCGGCACGGGCGCGTGTGCCGTGGCGGTCGCCGCGGCGCGCCGCGACGAAGCCGACCCCGCCGTGACCGGCACCCCGGCGACCTACACCGTGGACGTGCCCGGCGGACGCCTGGTGATCACCGAGAGCGCCGACGGCGAGATCGAGATGACCGGTCCCGCGGTGATCGTCGCCGAGGGCGAGATCGACGCGGAGTGGCTGGACGGCGCCCTGCGCTGA
- the miaA gene encoding tRNA (adenosine(37)-N6)-dimethylallyltransferase MiaA: MSSAPPTPRVIAVVGPTAAGKSDLGVFLARRLGGEVVNADSMQLYRGMDIGTAKLTPDERGGVPHHLLDIWDVTVTASVAEYQRLARARIDALLAEGRWPILVGGSGLYVRGAVDKMEFPGTDPEVRARLEEELTLRGSGALHARLAMADPEAAHAILPSNGRRIVRALEVIEITGKPFTANLPGHDSVYDTLQIGVDVARPELDERIARRVDRMWEAGLVDEVRTLEAHGLRAGRTASRALGYQQVLAALAGECTEDDARAETVRATKRFARRQDSWFRRDPRVHWLSGAAADLTELPELALALVERPVTA, encoded by the coding sequence GTGAGCAGCGCACCCCCCACCCCCCGGGTCATCGCCGTCGTCGGACCGACCGCGGCAGGAAAGTCCGATCTGGGCGTTTTCCTCGCCAGGCGTCTCGGAGGCGAGGTCGTCAACGCCGACTCGATGCAGTTGTACCGAGGGATGGACATCGGCACCGCCAAACTGACGCCCGACGAGCGGGGCGGCGTCCCGCACCACCTCCTGGACATCTGGGACGTGACGGTCACCGCCAGCGTCGCCGAGTACCAGCGGCTCGCCCGCGCCCGGATCGACGCGCTGCTCGCCGAGGGGCGCTGGCCGATCCTGGTCGGCGGCTCCGGACTGTACGTGCGCGGGGCCGTCGACAAGATGGAGTTCCCCGGAACGGACCCCGAGGTCCGCGCCCGCCTGGAGGAGGAGCTCACCCTGCGCGGCTCCGGAGCCCTGCACGCGCGCCTCGCCATGGCCGACCCCGAGGCCGCGCACGCGATCCTGCCCAGCAACGGCCGCCGCATCGTCCGCGCCCTCGAAGTCATCGAGATCACCGGAAAGCCCTTCACCGCCAATCTGCCCGGCCACGACTCCGTCTACGACACCCTCCAGATCGGTGTCGACGTGGCGCGCCCCGAGCTCGACGAGCGCATCGCGCGCCGGGTGGACCGGATGTGGGAGGCCGGGCTCGTCGACGAAGTGCGCACCCTGGAGGCGCACGGCCTGCGCGCGGGGCGTACGGCGTCACGCGCGCTCGGTTATCAGCAGGTCCTCGCGGCGCTCGCCGGGGAGTGCACCGAGGACGACGCCCGTGCCGAGACCGTTCGCGCCACCAAGCGCTTCGCGCGCCGTCAGGATTCATGGTTCCGACGCGACCCGCGGGTGCATTGGCTCAGTGGGGCTGCGGCGGATCTCACAGAACTCCCGGAACTCGCACTGGCGTTGGTCGAACGACCGGTCACAGCCTGA
- a CDS encoding gliding motility protein has product MTADGQATAQPAATEAQVAVEGEQAAVEGKGSSEHEGDGDGDGEATAASAEAATTEDVDIPKQQTAEQAADNDAGKGSRT; this is encoded by the coding sequence GTGACCGCCGACGGGCAGGCCACCGCTCAGCCGGCCGCCACCGAGGCGCAGGTGGCCGTGGAGGGGGAGCAGGCGGCCGTGGAGGGGAAGGGTTCGTCCGAGCACGAGGGCGACGGCGACGGCGACGGCGAGGCGACGGCGGCGAGCGCCGAGGCGGCCACCACGGAGGACGTCGACATCCCCAAGCAGCAGACCGCCGAACAGGCCGCCGACAACGACGCCGGCAAGGGCTCCCGCACGTAA
- a CDS encoding antitoxin, with protein sequence MGLMDNLKAKLEPAKDKVSGLAQQHGHKVAHGLDKAAKVVDEKTKHKYSDKIQTGTGKAKDAMDRLAHKDGGGAASPSAPPRTP encoded by the coding sequence ATGGGTCTGATGGACAATCTGAAAGCCAAGCTGGAGCCCGCCAAGGACAAGGTCTCCGGGCTCGCGCAGCAGCACGGGCACAAGGTCGCCCACGGCCTCGACAAGGCCGCGAAGGTGGTCGACGAGAAGACCAAGCACAAGTACAGCGACAAGATCCAGACGGGCACGGGCAAGGCGAAGGACGCCATGGACCGCCTCGCGCACAAGGACGGCGGCGGAGCCGCGAGCCCGTCGGCCCCGCCTCGGACGCCCTGA
- a CDS encoding class III extradiol dioxygenase subunit B-like domain-containing protein, with protein MLVAAAVCPCPPLLVPDVAAGAAPELDAARTACTDALGVLAASRPDLLVVVGPAEESGRGPHPEGTRGSFSGFGVDLDVRLGRPAAADAGPDSAENREAAERELPPSLAVAAWLLERTGWSDAPVEGLGVGEPLETERCIKAGEHIGGRAERVAVLVMGDASACRTLKAPGYLDERAADFDAEIARALGSADVEALKTLDTALAHELKVAGRAPWQVLAGAAAGAGLGGALLYDDAPYGVGYVVAAWS; from the coding sequence ATGCTTGTAGCCGCCGCAGTCTGCCCCTGTCCTCCGCTGCTCGTCCCCGACGTCGCCGCCGGAGCGGCACCCGAGCTGGACGCCGCGCGCACGGCGTGCACGGACGCGCTCGGCGTGCTCGCCGCCTCCCGTCCCGACCTGCTCGTCGTCGTCGGCCCCGCCGAGGAGAGCGGTCGCGGGCCCCATCCCGAAGGCACGCGCGGCTCCTTCAGCGGCTTCGGCGTCGACCTCGACGTCCGCCTGGGCCGCCCGGCCGCGGCGGACGCAGGCCCCGACTCGGCCGAGAACCGCGAGGCCGCGGAGCGCGAGCTGCCGCCCTCCCTCGCCGTCGCCGCCTGGCTGCTGGAGCGCACCGGCTGGTCCGACGCCCCGGTGGAGGGGCTCGGCGTCGGGGAACCCCTGGAGACCGAGCGGTGCATCAAGGCGGGGGAGCACATCGGCGGGCGGGCCGAGCGGGTGGCCGTGCTGGTGATGGGTGACGCCAGCGCGTGCAGGACGCTCAAGGCGCCGGGCTATCTCGACGAGCGCGCGGCGGACTTCGACGCGGAGATCGCGCGGGCTCTCGGGTCCGCGGACGTCGAGGCACTCAAGACACTGGACACCGCTCTGGCGCACGAGCTGAAGGTTGCCGGGCGGGCCCCCTGGCAGGTCCTCGCGGGCGCGGCCGCGGGCGCGGGGCTCGGCGGTGCGCTGCTCTACGACGACGCTCCGTACGGGGTGGGCTACGTGGTGGCGGCCTGGTCGTAG
- the miaB gene encoding tRNA (N6-isopentenyl adenosine(37)-C2)-methylthiotransferase MiaB, with protein sequence MSSGDRSQAVDVQESKTYEVRTYGCQMNVHDSERLSGLLEGAGYVRAAEGSDGDADVVVFNTCAVRENADNKLYGNLGRLAPMKTKRPGMQIAVGGCLAQKDRDTIVKRAPWVDVVFGTHNIGKLPVLLERARVQEEAQIEIAESLEAFPSTLPTRRESAYAAWVSISVGCNNTCTFCIVPALRGKEKDRRTGDILAEIEALVGEGVSEITLLGQNVNAYGSDIGDREAFSKLLRACGKIEGLERVRFTSPHPRDFTDDVIAAMAETPNVMPQLHMPMQSGSDTVLKAMRRSYRQERFLGIIEKVRTAIPDAAITTDIIVGFPGETEEDFEQTLHAVRAARFSAAFTFQYSKRPGTPAATMEGQIPKEVVQARYERLVALQEEISWSENKKQVGRTLELMVAEGEGRKDGATHRLSGRAPDNRLVHFTKPGEEVRPGDVVTVEITYAAPHHLLAEGAVLDVRRTRAGDAWEKRNAAEAVKPAGVMLGLPKIGAPEPLPVATGSGCGCD encoded by the coding sequence ATGAGCAGCGGCGACCGGAGTCAGGCAGTGGACGTTCAGGAATCCAAGACGTACGAAGTGCGCACCTACGGGTGCCAGATGAACGTCCACGACTCCGAACGGCTCTCCGGGCTCCTCGAAGGCGCCGGTTACGTGCGGGCGGCCGAGGGTTCCGACGGGGACGCGGACGTCGTCGTCTTCAACACCTGCGCCGTACGCGAGAACGCCGACAACAAGCTCTACGGCAACCTCGGCCGCCTCGCCCCGATGAAGACGAAGCGCCCCGGCATGCAGATCGCCGTCGGCGGCTGCCTCGCCCAGAAGGACCGCGACACGATCGTGAAGCGGGCGCCCTGGGTGGACGTCGTCTTCGGCACGCACAACATCGGCAAGCTGCCGGTCCTCCTGGAGCGCGCCCGCGTCCAGGAAGAGGCGCAGATCGAGATCGCCGAGTCCCTGGAGGCCTTCCCCTCCACGCTGCCGACCCGCCGCGAGAGCGCGTACGCGGCCTGGGTGTCGATCTCCGTCGGCTGCAACAACACCTGCACCTTCTGCATCGTCCCGGCGCTGCGCGGCAAGGAGAAGGACCGCAGGACCGGCGACATCCTGGCCGAGATCGAGGCCCTGGTCGGCGAGGGTGTCTCCGAGATCACCCTGCTCGGCCAGAACGTCAACGCCTACGGCAGCGACATCGGCGACCGCGAGGCCTTCAGCAAACTGCTGCGCGCCTGCGGGAAGATCGAGGGTCTTGAGCGCGTCCGCTTCACCTCGCCGCACCCGCGCGACTTCACCGACGACGTGATCGCCGCCATGGCCGAGACGCCGAACGTGATGCCGCAGCTCCACATGCCGATGCAGTCCGGCTCGGACACCGTCCTGAAGGCGATGCGCCGGTCGTACCGACAGGAACGGTTCCTCGGGATCATCGAGAAGGTCCGGACCGCCATCCCGGACGCGGCGATCACCACCGACATCATCGTGGGCTTCCCCGGTGAGACGGAGGAGGACTTCGAGCAGACCCTGCACGCGGTCCGCGCGGCCCGCTTCTCGGCGGCCTTCACGTTCCAGTACTCCAAGCGCCCCGGCACTCCGGCGGCGACCATGGAGGGGCAGATCCCCAAGGAGGTCGTCCAGGCGCGCTACGAGCGCCTCGTCGCCCTCCAGGAGGAGATCTCCTGGAGCGAGAACAAGAAGCAGGTCGGCCGCACCCTGGAGCTGATGGTCGCCGAGGGCGAGGGCCGCAAGGACGGCGCCACCCACCGCCTCTCCGGCCGCGCCCCCGACAACCGGCTGGTCCACTTCACCAAGCCCGGCGAAGAGGTCCGCCCCGGCGACGTGGTCACCGTCGAGATCACGTACGCCGCCCCGCACCACCTGCTCGCCGAGGGCGCCGTCCTGGACGTGCGCCGTACGCGCGCCGGGGACGCCTGGGAGAAGCGCAACGCCGCCGAGGCCGTCAAGCCGGCCGGCGTCATGCTGGGCCTGCCGAAGATCGGCGCCCCGGAGCCGCTGCCGGTCGCCACGGGCAGCGGCTGCGGCTGCGACTGA
- a CDS encoding alpha/beta hydrolase, with translation MNEPAELDLPVEGGTLRVLRFGRGPRIALAAHGITGSGMSFRAMARRLPGEWSLFAPDLRGRGGSAGNPGPYGLDRHALDLCRLAEHLGAAGPVALAGHSMGAYIALRAAARGPELFDRLLLVDGGLPLPVPPGADLDAVLDDTLGPALARLGRTFGTDGAYVDFFRAHPALGPHWNADIERYVRYDLTGPRGARRSKAREEAVRHDGRDLLTSADLFAADLTRLSVPALLLHAPLGMLGQEPPMLRASVVERWTGRSGCLPAELIEGSNHYTILLGAPAGTVAERFAALGG, from the coding sequence ATGAACGAGCCCGCCGAACTCGATCTGCCCGTCGAGGGCGGAACGCTCCGTGTCCTGAGGTTCGGCCGGGGGCCGCGGATCGCTCTCGCGGCGCACGGCATCACCGGGTCCGGGATGTCCTTCCGTGCCATGGCCCGCCGACTCCCCGGCGAGTGGAGCCTGTTCGCGCCCGATCTGCGGGGCCGCGGCGGCAGCGCCGGAAACCCGGGCCCGTACGGACTCGACCGGCACGCCCTGGATCTGTGCCGTCTGGCGGAACACCTGGGCGCGGCCGGTCCGGTCGCGCTGGCCGGGCACTCGATGGGCGCGTACATCGCGCTGCGGGCGGCCGCGCGCGGTCCGGAGCTCTTCGACCGGCTGCTGCTCGTCGACGGCGGGCTGCCCCTTCCCGTGCCACCCGGAGCAGACCTCGACGCCGTCCTCGACGACACCCTCGGTCCCGCGCTGGCCCGCCTCGGCCGGACGTTCGGGACCGACGGGGCCTATGTCGACTTCTTCCGCGCGCATCCGGCGCTCGGCCCCCACTGGAACGCGGACATCGAGCGCTACGTGCGCTACGACCTCACCGGTCCCCGGGGTGCCCGGCGCTCGAAGGCGCGCGAGGAGGCCGTACGACACGACGGGCGTGATCTGCTGACCTCCGCCGATCTGTTCGCCGCCGACCTCACGCGGCTCTCCGTCCCGGCACTGCTGCTGCACGCGCCGCTCGGAATGCTCGGCCAGGAGCCGCCGATGCTGCGGGCGTCCGTCGTCGAGCGGTGGACCGGCCGGTCCGGCTGCCTCCCCGCCGAGCTGATCGAGGGCTCCAACCACTACACGATCCTGCTCGGAGCGCCCGCGGGAACGGTCGCGGAGCGGTTCGCCGCACTGGGCGGGTGA
- a CDS encoding MazG nucleotide pyrophosphohydrolase domain-containing protein: MQPSSPSRIPPSTAPAASPAALVRAFHLAFGLDVRPAPTEVSPELAAHRGELLAEEAAEVAEVSVDGPLDRLAHELADVVYVAYGTALVHGIDLDAVIAEIHRANMTKLGPDGHVVRRDDGKVLKGEHYRAPDVSEVLRRQGWSAPDA; encoded by the coding sequence ATGCAGCCGTCCTCCCCGTCGCGGATCCCGCCGTCCACGGCCCCGGCAGCCTCCCCGGCCGCCCTGGTCCGTGCGTTCCATCTCGCCTTCGGCCTCGATGTCCGCCCCGCACCGACCGAGGTCTCCCCGGAACTGGCCGCGCACCGGGGCGAACTGCTGGCCGAGGAGGCGGCCGAGGTCGCCGAGGTCTCGGTCGACGGCCCGCTCGACCGGCTGGCGCACGAACTCGCCGACGTCGTCTACGTGGCGTACGGCACGGCCCTCGTCCACGGGATCGACCTCGACGCGGTGATCGCCGAGATCCACCGGGCCAACATGACCAAGCTGGGCCCCGACGGGCACGTCGTCCGCAGGGACGACGGCAAGGTCCTCAAGGGCGAGCACTATCGGGCACCGGACGTGTCGGAGGTACTGCGCCGGCAGGGGTGGAGCGCTCCGGACGCGTAA
- a CDS encoding TAXI family TRAP transporter solute-binding subunit, translating into MFQALPRIGRRRALFGSTAVLAVVGLLLWWLLPLGEESPSGTITFSTGTRTGVYQMYGKLLQGAIAKDMPHLNVKLVSSDGSQENVRRVATGEADFTIAAADAVETYILQNKPGSGRLRGCSRLYDDYVHLVVPRSSPVRSVADLKGKRVAVGPGGSGVRLIADHVLQAAGLDPDTDIKPFADGIATMPDLLEHHKIDAFFWSGGLPTNAVQELSKADAVRLVPIGSDLVEKLHEQGGASRYYRSAVMPADAYPKAQRGSSVQTLAVANFLITREDADPKLTEDLTRTVIASRDHIGDVVHAAQLVDVRTAIYTDPLPLHEGASRYYRSIKP; encoded by the coding sequence ATGTTCCAGGCACTCCCCCGTATCGGCCGGCGCCGCGCGCTGTTCGGCTCGACGGCCGTTCTCGCGGTGGTCGGGCTGCTGCTGTGGTGGCTGCTGCCGCTGGGCGAGGAGTCCCCGAGCGGGACGATCACCTTCAGTACGGGCACCCGGACCGGGGTCTACCAGATGTACGGCAAGCTCCTCCAGGGCGCCATCGCCAAGGACATGCCCCACCTGAACGTGAAGCTGGTGAGCAGCGACGGATCCCAGGAGAACGTCCGGCGGGTGGCCACGGGCGAGGCCGACTTCACCATCGCGGCGGCCGACGCCGTGGAGACGTACATCCTGCAGAACAAGCCGGGATCGGGGCGGCTGCGCGGCTGCTCGCGGCTCTACGACGACTATGTGCACCTGGTGGTCCCGCGCTCCTCGCCGGTGCGGTCCGTGGCGGACCTGAAGGGCAAGAGGGTCGCCGTCGGACCGGGCGGTTCCGGGGTGCGCCTGATCGCGGACCATGTGCTCCAGGCGGCGGGTCTCGACCCCGACACGGACATCAAGCCCTTCGCCGACGGCATCGCGACCATGCCCGACCTGCTTGAGCACCACAAGATCGACGCCTTCTTCTGGTCGGGCGGCCTGCCGACGAACGCCGTTCAGGAGCTCTCCAAGGCCGACGCCGTCCGGCTGGTGCCGATCGGCAGCGACCTCGTCGAGAAGCTGCACGAGCAGGGCGGCGCGTCCCGCTACTACCGGTCCGCCGTGATGCCCGCCGACGCCTATCCCAAGGCGCAGCGGGGCTCGTCAGTGCAGACCCTGGCCGTGGCCAACTTCCTGATCACCCGGGAGGACGCGGACCCGAAGCTCACCGAGGACCTCACCCGCACGGTGATCGCCAGCCGCGACCACATCGGCGACGTGGTGCACGCGGCCCAGCTGGTGGACGTGCGCACGGCGATCTACACGGACCCGCTGCCCCTGCACGAGGGCGCGAGCCGCTACTACCGGTCGATCAAGCCTTAG